The window CCGCTCGCCTCCCACGGCCTTGCCCGCCAGCAACCGGTCCACCGCCTCCGCCGTGGCGCCATGCACCAGCACCTCGTCGCGGCCCACCATCTCCACCACGATGTCGAACGTCGGCGGCGCCTTGCGCTCGCTCACCGTCTTCTGCGTGCGGCGCCTGCGCGCCTCGTCGTCGCTCAACGTCACCGTCTGGACCCCGCCCACCAGGTCCGACAGCGTCGGGTTCAGCACCAGGTTCTCCAGCGTGTTGCCATGCGCCGTCGCCACCAGCTGCACGCCACGCTCCGCGATGGTCCGCGCCGCCGCGGCCTCCGCCGCCGTGCCAATCTCGTCGACGATGATGACCTCCGGCATGTGGTTCTCCACCGCCTCGATCATCACGTCGTGCTGCCGGTCCGGTCGCGACACCTGCATCCGCCGCGCGCCGCCGATGCCCGGATGCGGCACGTCCCCATCCCCACCAATCTCGTTCGACGTGTCCACCACCATGACCCGCTTGCCCAGGTCATCCGCGAGCACCCGCGCCACCTCGCGCAGCTTCGTCGTCTTCCCCACCCCCGGCCGCCCCAGCAGCAACACGTTGCGCCCCGTGCCGATGAGGTCCCGCACCATGTCGATGGTGCCGAACACCGCGCGGCCCACCCGCAACGTCAACCCCACCACCCGGCCCTGACGGTTCCGGATGGCCGATACCCGGTGCAGCGTCCGCTCGATGCCCGCCCGGTTGTCCTCCCCCGGCGGCGCCACCCGCGCCAGCACCTGCTCCAGGTCCACGCGCTCCACCGACGCCTCGCGCAGCCGCACCACCCGGTCCACCAGCCGAGCCTCCGGCGGGCGCCCCAGGTCCATCACCACCTCCAGCACCTGCGTGGGAGGCAACGCGCGCACGGCGGAGCGCAGCCCCTCCGGCAGCACGTCCACCAGCAACAAGAAGTCGTCCGTTCCAGCACGCGGCGCGGTCATCACCCCTCTCCTCTAGCGGAGGCCCGAGGCCGCTTCCATGCCCTCCGCGCCCCCTCGCCCCCGTCACGGCCTTTCCCACCCCGACCCGTGCGGGACACATCCCCACCCCTGCCCGTGTCCATCCCGGCGTCACGAGCGTGACACCGCTCGCCCCCACGTCGGTCCCCCGCGTCCACAACCGGGCGGCTCCGCGTTGGAGAGCGTTTTGCTTCGTGGTCGCACGGACTTCGACCTCAAGGTCCCAACCAACAAAGGAGGCAGGTGACGTGACCTCCAGGATTCCGCATCGAGGCACCCGCGGATGGTTCGCGGCGGCCGGCTGCATACTCCTCCTCTGCGCGTGCAAGGGAGACTCCCCTCCCGAGGCCCGCGTCCGGCCCGAGGTCCCCGAGCCCCCGGCCGAGGCCTGTCAGGCCACCTCCGGTGACCCGGGCACCGTCACTCTCCACCGCCTCAACCGCGCGGAGTACGACGCCACCGTCCGCGACCTGCTGGGAGACACCAGCCACCCCGCGCGCGACTTCCCCACGGACGACCACGGCTACGGCTTCGACAACATCGCCGACGTGCTCAGCCTCTCGCCCCTGCTGATGGAGAAGTACGCCGCCGCGGCGGAGAAGCTGGTGGAGGAAGCCTGGGTCCGCCCCGGCGCAACGCCGCGCGTCTGCGAGCTCGACCCGACGGCCCCGGAGCCGTGCGCCCGGGAGATACTCTCCCGCTTCGCGCGCCGGGCCTGGCGCCGCCCCGTCACGGAGGAGGAGGTGGACCGCCTCCTGCGCTTCCTCCCGCTGGCGAAACAGCACGGAGACCCGCCCGAGGCCGGCGTGAAGCTCGCCCTGCGCTCGGTGCTGCTGTCGCCGCACTTCCTCTTCCGCGTGGAGAAGGACCCCGACCCCTCCTCCACCGAACCCCACCGGCTCACCGCCTTCGAGCTGGCCTCGCGCCTCTCGTACTTCCTGTGGAGCAGCATGCCGGACGAGGCCCTCCTCCAGGCCGCCGAGCAGGGTCAGCTCGGCACGCACCAGGAGCTGGAGGCCCAGGTGCGCCGCATGCTCGCGGACCCCAAGGCCCAGGCCCTGGTGGCCAACTTCGCCGGACAGTGGCTCTTCACCCGCGCGCTCGACTCCGCCGAGCCCGACCGCACCTTGTACGGCGCCTTCAACGAACCCCTGCGCCAGGCCATGCGCCGGGAGACGGAGCTCGTCTTCCAGGAGTTCATCACCGGCGACCACAAGCTCCGGGACCTGCTCGACGCGCCCTTCACCTACGTGAACGACCCGCTCGCCGCGCACTACGGACTGCCACCTCCGGGCACGGGCGACGCCTTCCAGCGCGTGGACCTCACCGCGCACCCGGAGCGCCGGGGCGTGCTCGGCCACGGTTCGCTGCTCACCGTCACGTCCAACCCGGACCGCACCTCGCCGGTGCAGCGAGGCGTCTGGGTGCTGGAGCAGCTGCTGTGCTCCGCCCCGCCGCCCCCGCCTCCCAACGTGGAGAACCTGCCCCCCGCGGTGAGCCCCGACATGACGATGAAGGAGCGCATGGCGCTGCACCGCACGCTGCCTCAGTGCCAGGGCTGTCACCTGCTCATGGATCCGCTGGGCCTGGCGATGGAGAACTACGACCCCATCGGCCGCTGGCGCACCAAGGAGGTGAGCGGCGCGCCCGTGGACGCCACCGGAGACCTGCCCGACGGCACGGTGCTCGCGGGCGCCGAGCAGATGCGGCGCTTCGTCAAGGACGACCCGAAGCTGCCCGCCTGCCTCACCGAGCACCTGCTCACGTACGCGCTCGGCCGCGGCCTGTCCGAGGACGAGCAGTGCGCGGTGCGCGAAATCGCCGCCACGGCGGAGGCCAGCGGGGGGCGGCTCGGCGACTACATCCTCGCCATCGTCCTCAACGACTTCTTCACCTCGCGGCGCGGTGGCAAGGAGGCCCAGACACCATGAAGTTCAAGCACCCCATCTCCCGAAGGACCCTGCTGCGCGGCGCGGGAGCGGCGATGGCGCTGCCCCTGCTGGAGCGGATGCTGCCCGCCGCCGCCCGCGCCGCGGAGGCCGCGTCCTCCGCGCGGAGGCTGGCCGTCTTCTACGTGCCCAATGGCATCCACATGCCGAAGTTCCTGCCCACCGGCACGGGGACCGAATGGGAGCTGACGCCCACGCTCCAGTCGCTGGCGCCCGTGAAGCAGGACGTGCTCGTCATCAGCGGGCTCGCCAACGACCCGGGCAAGCCGGATGGAGACGGACACCACGCCGCGGGCACCGCCGCCTTCCTCACGTGCACGAAGGCCTTCAAGACCGAGGGCGCCAACTTCCACGCGGGCATCTCCATGGACCAGGTCATCGCCAACTACCTGGCCCGCGCCAGCCCCACGCGCCTCGCCTCGCTGGAGCTGGGCAACGACGCGGGACGGGGCATCGGCAACTGCGACTCCGGCTATGCCTGCCCCTATGCCAACAACATCTCCTGGGCGGGCCCCCGCTCGCCCATGGCCAAGGAGACCCGCCCCCGCGCCGTGTTCGACCGGCTCTTCTCCAGCGGCGGAGCCATCAGCCAGGCGGAGGCCGCGCGCCGCCGCGCCTACGGCCAGAGCATCCTCGACTTCGTGCGCGAGGACGCCCAGGTCCTCCAGCGACAGCTGGGCGTCACGGACCAGCGCAAGCTGGAGGAGTACTTCACCGGCGTGCGCGACCTGGAGAAGCAGGTGGAGGGGCTCGACACCGCGGGCCCCGCGTGTGGCACCGCGCCGCCGCCCGGCGAAGACGAGGACCCTCGCGCGCGGACGAAGGCGATGATGGACCTCATCGTCCTCGCCTTCCAATGCGACCTCACCCGCGTCGCGACGTTCATGCTCGCCAACGCCCGCAGCAACAAGGTCTACGGCTTCCTCGGGCTGAGCGGCGGGCACCACGCGTACTCCCACCACCAGCAGGTCCAGGCCAACTTCGACGCCCTGGCCCGCATCGACCGCTGGGAGGTCGAGCAATACGCCTATCTCGTGCGGCGCCTGAAGGAGACGCTGGAGGGCTCCGGCACGCCGCTGCTCGACAACGCGATGGTCTACTTCTCCTCCGAGGTCGAGGACGGCAACGCGCACATCCACAAGAACCTGCCCATCCTGCTCTCCGGCCGTTGCGGGGGCGCCGTCGCCACCGGACGGCACCTGAGGTTGCCCGGCGTGCCGCTCGCCAACCTCTACGTCTCCATGTTCCGGGCGATGGGTATTCCCGGCGTCAACAGCTTTGGCACGGACAGCACGGGTGAGCTCCCCGGCTTCGGGGGGTAGCTCCAGACCTCGATGCATGGACGGACGTTGTGGCGCATCATCCCGGCATGCGTCTGTCCCGCATCGCGCGCCACCCGCTCCCGCTGGTCCTCTCCGCCCTCCTGTTCGGCTGCGTCCCCGCGAGGAAGACCAGCGCGCGCAGGACGGCGGCGCCGCAGCAGCGGACCGCGCACGCCAGCGCGACGCGGGAGAAGCCACAGGCCCGGGCGGCGCAGCAGGAGTCGCGCCCCGCGCAATCCGCCGGCCACGACTTCGCGGGCGACATGGTGGAGGCGCACAACGAGGCCCGCGCCAAGGCCCGGCCCACGCCCAGGCCCGCGCTGCCAGCGCTCGCCTGGTCCACCGAGGCCGCGCGCAAGGCCGCCTCGTGGGCGAAGGAGTGCCGGTTCGAGCACAACCCCCAGCGCGGTGACTTCGGTGAGAACCTGGCCGCGGCCACGCCGGACACGTGGACCACCGCGCAGGTGGTGAAGAGCTGGGCGGACGAGTCCGTCGACTACGACTTCGCGCGCAACACCTGCAAGAAGGGCAAGGTGTGCGGCCACTACACCCAGCTGGTGTGGCGCGCCACGACCGCCGTCGGCTGCGCCACCGTGACGTGCAAGAAGAACTCGCCCTTCGGCGACGACTTCCCCACGTGGCAGTTCTGGGTCTGCAACTACACGCCTCCCGGAAATTTCGTCGGACAACGGCCGTACTGAGCAGCCCGGCGCGAGCGCTGGTTTCCGGTGGGGCCTTCGGCGTCATAATCCCACCATGCCCCGCTCTCCCATCCGACACCTGTTCGCGCTCGGTCTGCTCGTCCCCTGGCTCGCCGTCGGCTGCGGCTCCGACGACGAGAACGAACCGCCGGACACGTCCGACGCAGGCACCTCCGATTCGGGGACTCCGGACTCCGGCGCGCCCGATTCGGGGAGCCCGGACTCCGGCACCTCGCTGTCCCAGTTCGCCCAGGACATGCTCACGGGGCACAACGCCACGCGCGCCAGCGCGAAGCCCACGCCCAGCCCCGCGCTGGAGCCGCTCACCTGGGACACCGCCGCGGAGGGGGTGGCCCGGGCCTACGCCGCGAAGTGCAGGTTCGAGCACAACGGCGAGCGCGGCAACCTGGGCGAGAACCTCTACGCGGCGACGCCGGGCGCGACGACCACCCTCGGCGTGGTGAAGGGCTGGAGCGACGAGCTGGCGGACTACGACTACGCCAGCAACTCGTGCGCGACCGGCAAGATGTGCGGCCACTACACGCAAATCGTGTGGCGCAACACGAAGCGCGTGGGCTGCGCGACGCAGACGTGCACCGAGAACTCGCCCTTCGGTTCGCGCTTCCCCACCTGGCAGCTGTGGGTCTGCAACTACGCGCCGCCGGGCAACTACGTGGGCCAGAAGCCCTACTAGCGCTCCAGCGCGCGCAGCCACGCGGAGAGGGTGTCGAGCGCGTCCGCCGACACCGTCTCCACGCCGGTGGGCGCCGCGGACGACTCCACGAGGTAGTGGTCCGCGCCGGCAATCACCTTCACCAGCGCCCGCCCTGGCGCGTCGGGGCGAAGCCGCAGGCCCCGGTCCAGCGCCCGCGCGACCTGGTGCGCCGGGGTCACCTCGTCGCGCTCGCCCAGCAGCGCGAGCACCGGCCCGCGCACCCGTCCCAGGTCGCGCGCGGAGTCATAGGACAGCACGTTGTTCCACACCCGCCGGTGGACCTCCAGGAAGCGCTCCACGGGCAGCCCCTTGAACGGGGGCAGCGCCGTCACCGCGTACCAGCGCTTGCGCTTGGCGCGCTGGAGCTGGAACGACAGGGCCTTCAGCGCGCGCGCCTCGCCCTCCGGCGCGTAGAGGCGCGCGTCGTGGAGCCACTCGAGGAACTCCCCCAGGTCCACCAGCTCCGGTCCGGTGAGGCCCCGGCGCCGGCCCTCGTTGCGCATGCGGTGCTGCTCCTGCTTCCACACCGGCCCGCCACCGCCGCCCATCAACACCAGGAAGCCCACGTCGTCCGGCGCGCGCGCCGCCGCGTTCACCGCCACCCACGCGCCCAGGCCGAAGCCCATCAGCCCCACGGTGCCCCCGGGCGCCAGCCGCCCGCGCAGGAGCCTTACCGCCGCGAGCGCGTCGTCCGCCCGCTCGCGCACGCCCGCCTCCCAGGGCTGCCCAGCCCCCGAGGAGCGTCCGGCGCCACGGGCGTCGAACGCGAGCACCGCCAGCCCCTGGTGGGCGAGGAAGGCCGGATAGGGCTCCAGCGCCTCGCGCGCGCCCAGCGTCGCCTCGTGCAGCAGCACCACCGCGTGGCGAGGCGGCCCGCCGGCCGGCAGCCACAGCGTGCCGGCGAGGGAGAGCGCGCCCTGCTGGAAGGTGACGTCCTCGGTGCGCAGCGGGTGGCGCGTCAGCTCGAGCGGCGCGGCCCCCACCCCCGTGAGCACCAGCCCCTGGGTGCCCTCCCGCGACGGACTCCATCGCGCGGCCGCGGGGCGGCTTCCCTCCAGCGCCCATATCCCGTCCCCGCGCGCCTCCAGGCTCCAGCGCCCGCGCGAGGCGAAGTCCATGAGGAAGGGACCGGACGCGTCCTGCCCCACGCGCACCAGCCCTCCATCCGGTCGCAGCCAGGTCCCGACGAAGGGCGGCGCCACGACCGCGTCCGCGTCCGCCGCGCGGCCCGTGCGCCCCACCAGCAACAGCCCCAACCCCAGGACGACGCACCCACCGAGCCTCGACACCCGACCTCCCGAAGATGAGGCCTCCTTCAAGCCGACCCCGGCCCCGGAGGCAATGGGCTCGCCCGCGAGCGCGCGCCGGGTGTGGCGGACATGACAACCCAGGGCCCGCCTCAGCGCCGCAGGTGGTGCTCCAGGAACATCGACGTCTCCGCCCAGGCCATGGCCGCCGCGCCCGCGTCGTAGCGCTGGCCGGAGGGGTTGGCGAAGGCGTGCTCCGCGTCCAGCTCGACGATGCGCTGGCGCACGCCCGCGTCGTCGAGCGCCTGGCGCAGCTCGCGCACCTTCTCCGGCGGAATCGACGCGTCGCGCGTGCCGAAGATGGCGAGCACCGGCGCGCGGATGGACGCGAGCGCCTCCGGGTCCGTCTCCGGGTCGCCGTAATAGAGGACGACCGCGTCCAGCTCCGGAAGCGCCATGCCCGCGCGCAGCGACCAGCCGCCCCCGAAGCACCACCCCAGGCTCGCCGTGCGCGGCGCCTTCACGCGCGCGTCCTCCTGGAGGAAGGCGTGCGCGGCCTTCAACACCTGGGTGGCGCGCTCCGGGTCCACCGCCTTCACCAGCGCGAGCGCCTCCTCCGACGTGGTGGCCACCTTGCCGCCATACAGGTCCACCGCCAGCGCCGCGTAGCCATTGGCCGCCAGCCGGTCCGCCCAGTGGCGGAGGTGCGCGTTGAGGCCCCACCACTCGTGGATGACGAGGACCGCGGGCAGCGGCGCCTTCGCGCCCTCCGGCAGGCTCAAGTAGGCCTTCGTCCCGGCGACGTCCACCTCCTGCCCCCGGGCGGGCGGCGGGGCCTCCGGATTGAAGGTATGCAGCGCCTTGAACTCCTCCTCGGAGACGGCGCCCGTCACGGACGGGCCCCGGGACACCTCGCGGGGCTTCCCCCGGGTGCAACCTCCCACGAGCAACAACAGCCCCACGAGCAGCAGGTGACGGTGCATGGCCTTCCTCTCCAGGTGCCGTGAAAAACGACGAGGGCTGGGAGGGGATTCCCCTCACCAGCCCTCGCGAGAACCCGCTCCAGCGCGTGGAGCCGGGGAACGACCGACTACTTCTTCTCCGCCGCGGAGGGCGGGGTCGCCGGCGGGGTCGCCGCGGGAGGAGCCTCCGGGGGCTTGACGATCTCCAGCAGCT of the Myxococcus stipitatus genome contains:
- a CDS encoding DUF1592 domain-containing protein; this translates as MTSRIPHRGTRGWFAAAGCILLLCACKGDSPPEARVRPEVPEPPAEACQATSGDPGTVTLHRLNRAEYDATVRDLLGDTSHPARDFPTDDHGYGFDNIADVLSLSPLLMEKYAAAAEKLVEEAWVRPGATPRVCELDPTAPEPCAREILSRFARRAWRRPVTEEEVDRLLRFLPLAKQHGDPPEAGVKLALRSVLLSPHFLFRVEKDPDPSSTEPHRLTAFELASRLSYFLWSSMPDEALLQAAEQGQLGTHQELEAQVRRMLADPKAQALVANFAGQWLFTRALDSAEPDRTLYGAFNEPLRQAMRRETELVFQEFITGDHKLRDLLDAPFTYVNDPLAAHYGLPPPGTGDAFQRVDLTAHPERRGVLGHGSLLTVTSNPDRTSPVQRGVWVLEQLLCSAPPPPPPNVENLPPAVSPDMTMKERMALHRTLPQCQGCHLLMDPLGLAMENYDPIGRWRTKEVSGAPVDATGDLPDGTVLAGAEQMRRFVKDDPKLPACLTEHLLTYALGRGLSEDEQCAVREIAATAEASGGRLGDYILAIVLNDFFTSRRGGKEAQTP
- a CDS encoding DUF1552 domain-containing protein gives rise to the protein MKFKHPISRRTLLRGAGAAMALPLLERMLPAAARAAEAASSARRLAVFYVPNGIHMPKFLPTGTGTEWELTPTLQSLAPVKQDVLVISGLANDPGKPDGDGHHAAGTAAFLTCTKAFKTEGANFHAGISMDQVIANYLARASPTRLASLELGNDAGRGIGNCDSGYACPYANNISWAGPRSPMAKETRPRAVFDRLFSSGGAISQAEAARRRAYGQSILDFVREDAQVLQRQLGVTDQRKLEEYFTGVRDLEKQVEGLDTAGPACGTAPPPGEDEDPRARTKAMMDLIVLAFQCDLTRVATFMLANARSNKVYGFLGLSGGHHAYSHHQQVQANFDALARIDRWEVEQYAYLVRRLKETLEGSGTPLLDNAMVYFSSEVEDGNAHIHKNLPILLSGRCGGAVATGRHLRLPGVPLANLYVSMFRAMGIPGVNSFGTDSTGELPGFGG
- a CDS encoding CAP domain-containing protein: MRLSRIARHPLPLVLSALLFGCVPARKTSARRTAAPQQRTAHASATREKPQARAAQQESRPAQSAGHDFAGDMVEAHNEARAKARPTPRPALPALAWSTEAARKAASWAKECRFEHNPQRGDFGENLAAATPDTWTTAQVVKSWADESVDYDFARNTCKKGKVCGHYTQLVWRATTAVGCATVTCKKNSPFGDDFPTWQFWVCNYTPPGNFVGQRPY
- a CDS encoding CAP domain-containing protein — protein: MPRSPIRHLFALGLLVPWLAVGCGSDDENEPPDTSDAGTSDSGTPDSGAPDSGSPDSGTSLSQFAQDMLTGHNATRASAKPTPSPALEPLTWDTAAEGVARAYAAKCRFEHNGERGNLGENLYAATPGATTTLGVVKGWSDELADYDYASNSCATGKMCGHYTQIVWRNTKRVGCATQTCTENSPFGSRFPTWQLWVCNYAPPGNYVGQKPY
- a CDS encoding alpha/beta hydrolase codes for the protein MSRLGGCVVLGLGLLLVGRTGRAADADAVVAPPFVGTWLRPDGGLVRVGQDASGPFLMDFASRGRWSLEARGDGIWALEGSRPAAARWSPSREGTQGLVLTGVGAAPLELTRHPLRTEDVTFQQGALSLAGTLWLPAGGPPRHAVVLLHEATLGAREALEPYPAFLAHQGLAVLAFDARGAGRSSGAGQPWEAGVRERADDALAAVRLLRGRLAPGGTVGLMGFGLGAWVAVNAAARAPDDVGFLVLMGGGGGPVWKQEQHRMRNEGRRRGLTGPELVDLGEFLEWLHDARLYAPEGEARALKALSFQLQRAKRKRWYAVTALPPFKGLPVERFLEVHRRVWNNVLSYDSARDLGRVRGPVLALLGERDEVTPAHQVARALDRGLRLRPDAPGRALVKVIAGADHYLVESSAAPTGVETVSADALDTLSAWLRALER
- a CDS encoding dienelactone hydrolase family protein, whose amino-acid sequence is MHRHLLLVGLLLLVGGCTRGKPREVSRGPSVTGAVSEEEFKALHTFNPEAPPPARGQEVDVAGTKAYLSLPEGAKAPLPAVLVIHEWWGLNAHLRHWADRLAANGYAALAVDLYGGKVATTSEEALALVKAVDPERATQVLKAAHAFLQEDARVKAPRTASLGWCFGGGWSLRAGMALPELDAVVLYYGDPETDPEALASIRAPVLAIFGTRDASIPPEKVRELRQALDDAGVRQRIVELDAEHAFANPSGQRYDAGAAAMAWAETSMFLEHHLRR